A region from the Actinoplanes sp. OR16 genome encodes:
- a CDS encoding TetR/AcrR family transcriptional regulator codes for MTIEARPLRRDAQRNRERIIEAAHEVFATRGFAATLDDVAHHAGVGVGTVYRRFPTKESLVEAVFTDRLEDMVTLAEEALTADSAWDGLVDFFRRAARMHAADRGLRDAALSIDADHFGQVGEHMLPLLQQIIDRAHAEGTLRPDAGMHDFPIILAMVTELAQNSTACRPEIYERYLSLLLDGLRACPGHGDLGPQLTEADVQAVMKECVPPLKSR; via the coding sequence ATGACCATCGAGGCGAGGCCGTTGCGGCGGGATGCTCAGCGCAACCGGGAGCGGATCATCGAGGCCGCCCACGAGGTCTTCGCCACCCGGGGCTTCGCCGCCACGCTGGACGACGTGGCGCACCACGCGGGCGTCGGGGTGGGCACCGTCTACCGCCGCTTCCCCACCAAGGAGTCACTGGTCGAGGCGGTCTTCACGGATCGCCTCGAAGACATGGTCACGCTCGCCGAGGAGGCACTGACGGCCGATTCGGCGTGGGACGGCCTGGTCGACTTCTTCCGGCGCGCCGCGCGGATGCACGCCGCCGACCGCGGGCTCCGCGACGCCGCGCTCAGCATCGACGCGGACCACTTCGGGCAGGTCGGCGAGCACATGCTGCCGCTGCTGCAGCAGATCATCGACCGGGCGCACGCCGAGGGCACGCTCCGGCCGGACGCCGGGATGCACGACTTCCCGATCATCCTGGCGATGGTCACCGAGCTGGCACAGAACAGCACGGCCTGCCGCCCGGAGATCTACGAGCGGTACCTCTCACTGCTCCTGGACGGCCTGCGCGCCTGCCCGGGCCACGGCGATCTGGGCCCGCAGCTCACCGAGGCGGACGTGCAGGCCGTGATGAAGGAGTGCGTGCCACCCCTCAAGAGCCGCTG
- a CDS encoding DHA2 family efflux MFS transporter permease subunit, translating to MSTLTDRPSPAGREAQASGSGRWWALVVLALAQLMVVLDATIVNIALPTAQADLGFDDAGRQWVVTGYALAFGSLLLLGGRLSDFFGRKRMFVIGLIGFALASALGGAAQNLELLIFARALQGAFGAALAPAALSLLSITFTEPAERGKAFGIFGAISGAGGGMGLLLGGVLTEYVSWRWCLYVNLVIAAIAVAGAFLKLKDEPVAANGKIDIPGTIAAVAGLVSLVYGLANAETDGWTDAMTLGPIVAGLVILVIFVLIERRVEHPLLPMRVVLDRNRGGSYASIAIAGAGMFGIFLFLTYYLTAVLGFTPVKTGLAFLPMLGSVMLTATTAGSILTPKIGPRPLVPLGALVAAGGMLFLTQLQLDSTYASGVLPGLIIIGLGLGLVFAPTQNAATSGVEHHDAGVASAMINTVQQIGGSIGTALLSSFAASAASDYMVGKEPTPLVQAQAALESYHTVFWWSTGFFVLAAIVAAVLFRTGPLDVDPDAPKAMAH from the coding sequence ATGAGCACCCTTACTGATCGACCAAGTCCGGCTGGACGTGAGGCGCAGGCGTCCGGATCCGGACGCTGGTGGGCCCTCGTCGTACTGGCCCTGGCGCAGCTCATGGTCGTGCTGGACGCCACGATCGTGAACATCGCGCTGCCCACCGCCCAGGCCGATCTCGGCTTCGACGACGCCGGCCGGCAGTGGGTGGTCACCGGTTACGCGCTCGCCTTCGGCAGCCTGCTGCTGCTCGGCGGCCGGCTCTCCGACTTCTTCGGCCGCAAGCGGATGTTCGTCATCGGCCTGATCGGCTTCGCGCTCGCCTCCGCCCTCGGTGGCGCCGCGCAGAACCTCGAGCTCCTGATCTTCGCCCGGGCCCTGCAGGGCGCGTTCGGCGCGGCGCTCGCCCCGGCGGCGCTCTCGCTGCTCTCCATCACGTTCACCGAGCCGGCCGAGCGCGGCAAGGCGTTCGGCATCTTCGGCGCGATCTCCGGCGCCGGCGGCGGCATGGGCCTGCTGCTCGGCGGCGTGCTCACCGAGTACGTCTCCTGGCGCTGGTGCCTCTACGTCAACCTGGTGATCGCCGCGATCGCCGTGGCCGGCGCGTTCCTCAAGCTGAAGGACGAGCCCGTCGCCGCAAACGGCAAGATCGACATTCCCGGTACGATCGCAGCGGTCGCCGGCCTGGTCTCCCTGGTCTACGGCCTCGCGAACGCCGAGACCGACGGCTGGACCGACGCCATGACCCTCGGCCCGATCGTGGCCGGCCTGGTCATCCTCGTGATCTTCGTGCTGATCGAGCGCCGGGTCGAGCACCCGCTGCTCCCGATGCGCGTCGTCCTCGATCGCAACCGCGGCGGCTCGTACGCCTCGATCGCCATCGCCGGCGCCGGCATGTTCGGCATCTTCCTGTTCCTGACCTACTACCTGACCGCGGTCCTCGGATTCACCCCGGTGAAGACCGGCCTCGCGTTCCTGCCGATGCTCGGCTCGGTGATGCTGACCGCCACGACGGCCGGCTCGATCCTCACCCCGAAGATCGGCCCGCGCCCGCTCGTCCCGCTCGGCGCGCTCGTCGCCGCCGGCGGCATGCTGTTCCTGACTCAGTTGCAGCTCGACTCGACGTACGCCTCGGGCGTGCTGCCCGGACTAATCATTATCGGTCTCGGCCTGGGCCTCGTTTTCGCGCCGACGCAGAACGCCGCCACCTCCGGCGTCGAGCACCACGACGCGGGCGTCGCCTCCGCGATGATCAACACGGTGCAGCAGATCGGTGGCTCGATCGGCACGGCGCTGCTCAGCTCGTTCGCTGCCTCGGCGGCCAGCGACTACATGGTGGGCAAGGAGCCGACCCCGCTGGTGCAGGCGCAGGCCGCGCTGGAGAGCTACCACACCGTCTTCTGGTGGTCGACCGGCTTCTTCGTCCTCGCCGCGATCGTGGCCGCGGTCCTCTTCCGCACCGGCCCCCTCGACGTCGACCCGGACGCGCCGAAGGCGATGGCCCACTGA
- a CDS encoding ROK family protein codes for MTPGGRRVHLVRRDLIFAAVREAGRISRADLVRRTGMARMTVNSLVADLLAAGVLAEEAAAPTGERAGRPARSLTLGPAAGGVVGAVISADGVRVAEADLTGSILDERHHHIDTSDPVTALDAIASVITGTGRVWSTVAGLSAPISGGIVQSSSVLPGWAGIAPAAELSRRVGHRVIVRNDADLCLLGEVGYGVAAGHQDVCYLRVATGIGCGLLLGGVVHHGATGVAGEIGHVQVDETGALCHCGNRGCLETIASPRQILAALETGYGAPITAEQAVELARTDATAERIMADAGRMIGRVVAALANGINPSLVVLDGPLISSDGPIVSGVVESLHRYAQPEVVESTAVRVSALGGRAALLGAVGAALRATPAARGERAFASASSPAPSSVAAPGRRERLVRREMIVEALRGRGSTARSDLVKITRLPRAAVVDILAELRHDGVVELCAPAEPRAGRPSPHFRLTAGGGRLIGLALAGPGIRAVVADGTGHVEESLTVPFPMSNDSHPILRATAEMARELFERHGPEARIAVSVPSPVHPETGRFGARSVLPMFSGFAPAEEIATAVGRPVLVENNAQLAALAEMRRGAARGSRDVLYLKADQHTGAGIVAGGRMHRGAIGYAGEVGHLNVRDIGPLCICGSRGCLSAFLTPAYFGALLENRPSAGGGSPGSQLAAGIFRTGEDRLLSLASGGDRPARRALLDAGRLIGRIVAPLCDVLNPGVVVVGGRFVEAGAFVVDGVREALMRHCAPSAAAGLKVVPAELGSDAEVLGAIEMLL; via the coding sequence ATGACGCCCGGAGGCAGGCGCGTTCATCTCGTGCGCCGCGATCTGATCTTCGCGGCGGTCCGGGAGGCCGGCCGGATCAGCCGCGCCGATCTGGTCCGCCGCACCGGCATGGCCCGGATGACCGTCAACAGCCTCGTCGCCGATCTCCTCGCCGCCGGGGTCCTCGCCGAGGAGGCCGCCGCGCCGACGGGTGAGCGAGCCGGACGCCCCGCACGTTCCCTCACCCTCGGGCCCGCCGCCGGCGGCGTCGTGGGCGCGGTCATCTCCGCAGACGGGGTACGGGTGGCAGAAGCCGATCTGACCGGCTCGATCCTCGACGAACGGCACCACCACATCGACACCTCCGATCCGGTCACCGCCCTGGACGCCATCGCTTCCGTGATCACCGGCACCGGCCGGGTCTGGTCGACGGTGGCCGGGCTCTCCGCCCCGATCAGCGGCGGGATCGTGCAGAGCAGCAGCGTCCTGCCCGGCTGGGCCGGGATAGCGCCGGCCGCCGAGCTGAGCCGCCGGGTCGGCCACCGGGTGATCGTCCGAAACGACGCCGACCTGTGCCTTCTCGGCGAAGTGGGCTACGGGGTGGCGGCCGGGCACCAGGACGTCTGCTACCTCCGGGTCGCCACCGGCATCGGCTGCGGCCTGCTGCTCGGCGGAGTCGTGCACCACGGCGCCACCGGAGTCGCCGGCGAGATCGGGCACGTCCAGGTCGACGAGACGGGCGCGCTCTGTCACTGCGGCAACCGCGGTTGCCTGGAGACGATCGCCTCGCCCCGGCAGATCCTGGCAGCGCTGGAGACCGGCTACGGCGCTCCGATCACCGCGGAACAGGCCGTCGAGCTGGCACGCACCGACGCCACCGCCGAACGCATCATGGCCGATGCCGGACGGATGATCGGCCGGGTCGTGGCAGCCCTGGCGAACGGCATCAACCCGTCACTGGTGGTCCTCGACGGCCCCCTGATCTCCTCCGACGGACCGATCGTGAGCGGTGTCGTCGAGTCCCTGCACCGCTACGCGCAGCCCGAGGTCGTGGAGAGCACCGCCGTACGGGTCAGCGCCCTCGGCGGACGGGCCGCCCTGCTCGGCGCCGTCGGGGCGGCGCTGCGGGCCACGCCCGCCGCCCGCGGGGAGAGGGCGTTCGCCTCCGCGTCGTCCCCGGCGCCCTCTTCCGTAGCTGCTCCGGGGCGGCGGGAGCGGCTCGTCCGGCGGGAGATGATCGTGGAGGCGTTGCGGGGACGGGGTTCCACCGCTCGCAGCGATCTCGTGAAGATCACGCGACTGCCGCGGGCCGCCGTCGTGGACATCCTCGCCGAACTGCGGCACGACGGCGTCGTCGAACTCTGCGCCCCCGCCGAACCCCGGGCCGGCCGGCCGTCACCGCACTTCCGGCTCACCGCCGGCGGCGGGCGGCTCATCGGGCTCGCGCTCGCCGGCCCCGGCATCCGGGCCGTGGTCGCGGACGGCACCGGGCACGTCGAGGAGTCGCTGACGGTGCCGTTCCCGATGTCGAACGATTCCCACCCGATCCTCCGGGCCACCGCCGAGATGGCCCGCGAGCTGTTCGAACGCCACGGTCCGGAGGCGCGGATCGCTGTCAGTGTGCCGTCACCCGTACACCCGGAGACCGGCCGCTTCGGTGCCCGCAGCGTCCTCCCGATGTTCTCCGGCTTCGCTCCCGCCGAGGAGATCGCCACCGCCGTCGGCCGCCCGGTGCTCGTCGAGAACAACGCGCAACTCGCCGCGCTCGCCGAGATGCGCCGGGGCGCCGCCCGGGGATCGCGGGACGTCCTCTACCTGAAAGCCGACCAGCACACCGGCGCCGGCATCGTCGCGGGCGGGCGGATGCACCGGGGCGCCATCGGGTACGCCGGCGAGGTGGGCCACCTCAACGTCCGCGACATCGGGCCGCTCTGCATCTGCGGCAGCCGGGGCTGTCTGTCGGCATTCCTGACCCCGGCCTATTTCGGCGCGCTCCTGGAGAACCGTCCCAGCGCCGGTGGCGGGAGTCCGGGGTCACAACTCGCGGCCGGGATCTTCCGCACCGGCGAGGACCGCCTGCTGTCGCTGGCGTCCGGCGGTGACCGCCCGGCCCGGCGGGCGCTGCTCGACGCGGGCCGGCTGATCGGGCGGATCGTCGCTCCGCTCTGCGACGTCCTGAACCCGGGCGTGGTCGTGGTCGGCGGGCGCTTCGTGGAGGCGGGCGCGTTCGTCGTCGACGGGGTCCGCGAGGCCCTGATGCGGCACTGCGCACCCAGCGCGGCAGCCGGTCTGAAGGTCGTCCCGGCCGAACTCGGCTCCGACGCCGAAGTGCTGGGCGCGATCGAGATGCTCCTCTGA
- a CDS encoding MFS transporter: MTTLQSRPASETADKTQQPDAPTRLIVAMALAQLGAYLTILTPVVVTMSIRVAQIAPDDKAAALGTVLSVGAILALIGNPFFGAMSDRTTSRFGRRRPWLIGGMVVGFAGLLVVATGGGVPALTAGWALAQLGVNATLSTLTALLADQIPSQQRGKVSGILGLMTSVAILVGSALAAALAGSAVLMFLVPAAIGVATVALLVVVLKDRPAEKGHFSSYGMKEFFRTFYINPRRHPDFAWNIVSRFLIWMGLASVTTYQSYLLIDRFGYTTDDVATGILIATLITTVGLVAGSTFGGVLSDRTGMRKPFVLGAGIVIAAALVIIALANSFPVFLVACAIFGVGEGVYLAVDLALATDVLPNPDDAAKDMGVLNIANALPQSLVPILAAPILAIGSSDDSNYGLLFLLGAVVAVVGSVLVRMVRGAR; this comes from the coding sequence ATGACCACTCTTCAGTCACGTCCCGCAAGCGAGACGGCAGATAAGACTCAGCAGCCCGATGCACCCACCCGGCTGATCGTGGCGATGGCCCTCGCCCAGCTCGGCGCGTATCTCACGATCCTCACGCCGGTCGTGGTGACCATGTCGATCCGGGTCGCGCAGATCGCCCCGGACGACAAGGCCGCCGCGCTCGGGACGGTCCTCAGCGTCGGCGCGATCCTCGCGCTGATCGGCAACCCGTTCTTCGGCGCCATGTCCGACCGCACCACCTCCCGATTCGGCCGCCGCCGCCCGTGGCTGATCGGCGGCATGGTCGTCGGCTTCGCCGGTCTGCTGGTCGTCGCGACCGGTGGCGGCGTCCCCGCGCTCACCGCCGGATGGGCGCTCGCCCAGCTCGGTGTGAACGCGACACTCTCCACGCTGACCGCCCTGCTCGCCGACCAGATCCCGTCGCAGCAGCGTGGCAAGGTCAGCGGCATCCTCGGCCTGATGACGTCGGTCGCGATCCTGGTCGGCAGCGCGCTCGCGGCGGCCCTCGCGGGCAGCGCCGTCCTGATGTTCCTGGTCCCGGCGGCGATCGGCGTCGCGACCGTGGCGTTGCTGGTCGTCGTCCTCAAGGATCGCCCCGCCGAGAAGGGCCACTTCTCCTCGTACGGAATGAAGGAATTCTTCAGGACCTTCTACATCAACCCGCGCCGTCATCCCGACTTCGCGTGGAACATCGTCAGCCGCTTCCTCATCTGGATGGGCCTGGCGAGCGTCACGACCTACCAGTCCTACCTGCTGATCGACCGCTTCGGGTACACGACCGACGACGTGGCGACCGGCATCCTCATCGCCACCCTGATCACCACCGTCGGCCTGGTCGCCGGCTCCACGTTCGGCGGCGTCCTGTCGGACCGCACCGGGATGCGGAAGCCGTTCGTGCTCGGCGCCGGCATCGTCATCGCGGCCGCCCTCGTGATCATCGCCCTGGCGAACAGCTTCCCGGTCTTCCTGGTCGCCTGCGCGATCTTCGGCGTCGGTGAGGGCGTCTACCTCGCCGTCGACCTGGCACTCGCCACCGACGTCCTGCCGAACCCGGACGACGCGGCGAAGGACATGGGCGTCCTCAACATCGCCAACGCGCTCCCGCAGTCGCTCGTGCCGATCCTGGCCGCGCCGATCCTCGCGATCGGGAGCAGCGACGACTCGAACTACGGCCTGCTCTTCCTGCTCGGCGCGGTGGTCGCGGTGGTCGGCTCCGTGCTGGTCCGCATGGTCCGCGGCGCGCGCTGA